Proteins co-encoded in one Coregonus clupeaformis isolate EN_2021a chromosome 17, ASM2061545v1, whole genome shotgun sequence genomic window:
- the LOC121586319 gene encoding uncharacterized protein LOC121586319 has translation MHLLSMSTKWPTYDSRSSTPSFLLSESDVTEDEADIDIFTSESEGDSSGGGKNCSVPFSLARGGKAAPRLHWSMAGSAKAECFPHTTTYPSMVASPGSATLSTKGSTEESTEETTQGDLAFAQKCSELQRFIRPLLELLNGLKTGRFERGLSSFQSSVAIDRLQRILGILQKPDMGKKFLRTLLQVEMMLKMWFPHVTPVAATQNPTPSLPPRWHQNQLCMPVKKRKLSWLDSDFPNAAPPSCKRLQCEDNYQEMTSRNSSPLSTDTYNPSCLTVSRRRKGNKRLDISPCSACGSPATQDSRVSSTLLVFHSHQLSLHGHQPRRCHSGPGTVKIETDITSVETQRRSQSIPTLRRSIKQEPAWRT, from the exons ATGCATTTGTTGAGCATGTCTACCAAATGGCCAACCTACGACTCCCGCTCCTCCACCCCCAGCTTCCTCCTCAGTGAGAGCGACGTGACAGAGGACGAGGCAGACATTGATATCTTCACCTCCGAAAGTGAGGGAGATAGCTCAGGGGGTGGCAAGAACTGCTCAGTACCCTTCTCCCTGGCCAGGGGTGGCAAGGCAGCCCCTAGGTTACACTGGTCCATGGCTGGGAGTGCAAAAGCGGAATGCTTTCCCCACACCACCACCTACCCATCCATGGTGGCTTCCCCTGGCAGTGCTACGTTAAgcacaaagggaagcacagaggAAAGCACAGAGGAGACCACGCAAGGAGACTTGGCCTTCGCTCAGAAA TGTTCAGAGCTGCAAAGGTTTATCAGACCCCTGTTGGAGCTTCTGAATGGACTCAAGACGGGGAGATTTGAGAGAGGTCTTAGCAGTTTCCAGTCGAGCGTTGCCATCGACAGACTCCAGAGGATCCTGGGTATTCTTCAGAAACCTGACATGGG AAAAAAATTCCTCCGCACCCTCCTGCAGGTAGAGATGATGCTGAAGATGTGGTTCCCCCATGTGACCCCTGTCGCTGCCACCCAGAACCCCACACCCAGTCTTCCTCCACGATGGCACCAAAATCAGCTGTGCATGCCAGTCAAG AAGCGCAAGCTTAGCTGGTTGGACTCTGACTTCCCCAATGCCGCCCCACCCAGCTGCAAGCGCCTGCAGTGCGAGGACAACTACCAGGAAATGACCTCACGAAACTCTAGCCCTTTGAGCACAGATACCTATAACCCGTCATGTCTGACTGTCAGCAGGAGAAGAAAGGGAAATAAGAGGCTTGACATTTCACCTTGCTCTGCATGTGGTAGCCCAGCCACACAAGACAGCCgtgtctcctccaccctcctggTCTTTCACTCACATCAGCTCTCCCTCCATGGACATCAGCCACGGAGGTGCCACAGCGGGCCTGGCACAGTGAAGATAGAGACAGATATTACATCAGTGGAAACCCAAAGGAGGAGTCAGTCTATCCCCACATTACGGAGGTCTATTAAACAAGAGCCGGCGTGGAGGACATAA